Genomic segment of Gloeocapsa sp. PCC 7428:
ACAGTTTCTAAGCAATGAAATGATTGAAGATAATCCCTTTGCTGAGGCAAATAAGTCAGGATCTCTAGCTAAGATCAAAAATCAAATTCGCGCTCGAACGAACCAAGAATCTGCGCACAAGGCTTTTGACTTATTTTGGAGTACACAACATTTATCACCACAAAATTTACAGCAAGAGTTCAGCTTTTTTGATACCCAACTACGACCATTAATTGAAACTAACTATTATCGCGATATTAGCACCAATGGAAAATTTGTCGATAAATTTTGGTTGATTGACTTACCGTTCGTCATCTTGTTTGGCTGCGAATTCATTGTTCGTACTTTTGCGATTAGTCGTAAATACCCAGATTTAAACTGGTTACAAGCGATGCTCCGACGTTGGTTCGATCTTTTACTTCTACTACCATTTTGGCGTTGGCTAAGAATTATTCCTTTAACCGTTCGTTTGTATCAGTCTGAACTTGTTGATCTCGAACCACTGCGCGAGCAAATCAATCATGATGTCGTAATTAACTTTGCTGAAGAAATCACCGAAATCGTAGGAATTCGGATCATCGATCAAGCCCAAAACGCTTTGAAGCGAGGAGATGTCGCAAATTGGGTGTTGAATCCTAATTCACGCCGTCCTTATATCAATATTAATAATACGAACGAAGTGCAGGCGATCGCAACGCGTCTACTCGATTTAAGCATTCATCAAGTGCTACCCAAAATGCAGCCTGACATCGAAGCTTTGGTACAGCACATAGTTATTAATAGTCTCAATCAATCTCCGTTATACCGTCAAATTCAAAATGTACCAGGAATGCGGCGCTTACCCGATCAATTAACCGAAAAACTCGCTACCGATATCTCCCACAGTGCATACAGCACAATGAGTACGTTTTTGCAAGATCCTGTTGTGATACAGCTATCGAATCAATTAGTAGAAAACTTTATTCAATCTTTGCAAGTAGAACTGCAAAAACAACAAAATGTTCAAGAAATTCAATCGCTTGTTATCGATCTTTTAGAAGAAATCAAAATCAATTACGTCAAAGGAATTGCGACTGAGGGTGTGGAAAAACTTTGGGAGGAATCATATCAACTCCGTAAAATTGCCCAACAGTAAAGCTACAGGAATTGTCTAGTATATGAGACTGCCTGCATGAATCACATCTTGTCTGTCAGAATTAGGCTGTTGTATCAACCTTAACAACTTGGGTTTGCCCCCAACCCGTGAACAAACGTTCTTCCTTATCTTCTCCCCCAGCATAGCTACCGTGTACACACAAGTCTAGACTGGCTTCGTTCCAAGCTTTTTCGCCCCCTAAATTCCCCAAATTGGGGGACTTTGAAGTAGAACTGGCTCAGAAGTCCTCCAATTTGGGGAGCCAGTGTCGTGCGGAGGTGTCCTCCGTTGAGGAGCCACTCTCGTGCGGGGGTTCCCCCGTTGAGAGAAGTGGCGTACAACTGGCGTGGGTTGGAGGGCGGTTCGCCAGGGACTTTGCTGGATCCGACTACTTGTGTGTACACGGTAGCCCAGCATAGAGAGAGTGTGAGAGGAAGCAGAGGAGAAATGATTTGTAGTTTTTATTTAGTGAAATGGTATTATTATTTGCACAAGAGGTCTATTCAAGTAGTAAACTGCTGTAAAGCATAAAAAGCAAAAGGCAAAAGATAACATTATCTCTTGCCTTACTCAGGACTTAACTTTTACAATCTGAACAAACTACTCTTGACCGCCAGGAGTTATTTTGTCAATTACATCAACTACGCGCTCAACCATATTCGGTTCGCCTGTAGCAGGTTGACTTGCTTGGGGTGTTTTAGCTGTACCGTGCAATCGAGGATCGGGTTGCGGTGGGTTCGGTTCTGGGCCTATTGGCTGAGGATTAGCAACATACTCAAACTCACCTTTACCGTCGATTGAAGAACCTTTTGCCCATCGTCCTTGAGCGCTTTCTTCACCTTCAGAGTGGTTCCAGAACTGATAGGCAAACTCGTTTTTCCCATATTCATAAGCAATCTTGGGAACAACAGTTTCTTCATATCCTTCGCTTTGCAAGTCTTCAATTGCCGCTAGCCACTGATTTTGGTGCATGGTATCACGGGCGATCATGAAACTGAGGTGGTCTCTCACACCTCGATCGTCTGTCATCTCATACAACCGTACAGCCTGCATAAGACCTTGAGACTCGGCGTGGAGATTAGAGCGGAAGTCTGCTAATAAGTTACCACTGGCAACGATAAAGCGACCATTCCAGGGAAAGCCCACGCTATCAGCTGGCATCGCACCCCCACCTGAGACAATTCCATGCTGGGGATTCATAGCCGCCGCGATCGCATCCCTGGGGTTAGTACCTCCCATAACCGCACCTACGACGGGATCTTTCGCGCCCTCTTCTTGCATTTTGATCGGTGCATTATCTAGCAAATGAGCGATCATTGTAGCTAGCATCTCGACGTGACCGATTTCTTCAGTACCAATATCTAGCAGCATATCTCGGTACTTAGCAGGTCCTCGGCAGTTCCAGCCCTGGAATAAGTACTGCATCATGACGGTCATTTCTCCAAAACTACCGCCAATCAATTCCTGCATTTTCTTTGCATATACGGGATCTGGTTTTTCTGGCGGAGTGAAGTACTGTAACCGCTTTTGATGAAAAAACATCTGATTCTCCCTAATAAAATTTCTGATTCTAGCCACATAAGACATCAATAAAGATGCCTATAAGTGCGGCATCTAACTTAGCTAATTGATATCTTTGTACTATCTTTAAGTATCTATTTAAAAACCTTTATTACATCAGCCCTTGGGCAGACAAAACAATATCCAATTTATATAGGTATAACTGCTATGTTTAACTATTAAAGTAGTAAAGAATACTGCACTTCAATATATTTAAATAATCCTTATATATTTAAGTAATTAGACTCTTGCTATTTGTTTAAAATGTGTATCTCAAAATATTGATTTTACTCAATGAGTTTGCATATATACACTTTCAGAGTTTTTTCCTAGTAACTATTAAAGTATTATTAATCCAACATTTAACAATTATTTAATAAAACTTACAAAAAAATAAATCAATAACTATAGCTCCAGTCAACAGAGTTAGGACATTATAGAAGCTCATAAGATTTCTCTGACTAGAAGTTTAACCCTGACCACTACGAGCAAGGGATTGGCTTGCCCCTCTGACCTCCGCTATATTACAAACCTATGTTCTTTAAAACCTCGCTTACTCTCCTTTCTTTGTGTACTTTGTGGTTATTTCAAAAAGTTCTTACAACTAAAAAACCGCTACTTTTCCAGTAACGGCTCAACAAATACTTCAAATATTGTTATAACTTTAAGCCTCATCACGCCCATGTACTTGGGCGGGTGGGCTGGTGGCTTCAACGGCGGTAAAAGATTCAAGGATGTTGTATGTATGAGAAGCA
This window contains:
- a CDS encoding manganese catalase family protein; this encodes MFFHQKRLQYFTPPEKPDPVYAKKMQELIGGSFGEMTVMMQYLFQGWNCRGPAKYRDMLLDIGTEEIGHVEMLATMIAHLLDNAPIKMQEEGAKDPVVGAVMGGTNPRDAIAAAMNPQHGIVSGGGAMPADSVGFPWNGRFIVASGNLLADFRSNLHAESQGLMQAVRLYEMTDDRGVRDHLSFMIARDTMHQNQWLAAIEDLQSEGYEETVVPKIAYEYGKNEFAYQFWNHSEGEESAQGRWAKGSSIDGKGEFEYVANPQPIGPEPNPPQPDPRLHGTAKTPQASQPATGEPNMVERVVDVIDKITPGGQE